The Homo sapiens chromosome 10, GRCh38.p14 Primary Assembly sequence TTTCACAAAATCACAATCAAAAATCTTCTCTGCACCACCAAAGCCAAAAAGTAAGTTGGGGGAAGTGTCCACACTCTTGCTGCCCTCCTCTGAGATGAGTGTATGAGTGTTTGAGATCTGGCTCTCATTATTAATGAAGAGCCTTTGGTGAAAAGTACTATAAATCCAAATTATTATTTCACACCATGACACATGGTTTAAAAATGAGGATGTGCTTTAACTGGGGTAACATACAACAATGCAGTGGTGTATTTCTGGAATCATCATCAATAAGGAAGACGAAGTGCTTAGCTTGAGCAATCTCTTTAACCACTAAAGTGGGATTTATCTTTGGAACATTGATAGCTGCTTATGTTGTCCTTCTTGTAATAAGTCTGTAAGACATGCATTTCAATGGTTTAATCAATCTGAAAGCCATGCCAAAATTGCCTTAAAAATCTCTGAGCAttcaatatttcaatatatatacagttgttaaaattaattacatcatttaacatttctatacacattataactttaaatgttttacagtcatttttattaataaagctTTAATGAATAAAAGTTGTACCGTAAAATTATGATGCATATCCTGCATTTTCAATTGTATACTAAtatctttaaatacttttttccaaATAGAAAGTAATTCATAAACCAGAGCCTCTTGCAGAAAGCAAAGTTGAAAATCAGAAGTttacacagagaaagaaagaaatctggcCTCTTTCTTCCAAAAAATGCCTGCTTTCCTCTTTTGATTTCCCAAGAAAGGTGCAGAGTCCTCAGGGCAACCCATCCTGGGAATTCTTCCCGGCCCTGGAAATGGCAGAAACAGCAACAAATCCTGGTCAAGATGCCCCAGAAGACAAAACCAGGGGGACAGAaaattgctgctgctgctgctactactatTTGGCACAGAGAGTCCCTGACTTGCCTAATTTAGAAAATGTCCTATAATTATtatacacgcacacacgcacacattcacatacacacattcacacttaCACGCTCCATTATGAAGCTTTGCAGTCTAGCTTTTATATCAATGAGGCTAACTTGAAAAGTAGAAAGTACAGAAATCTGGACACTTCCAAACACGCAGATGTTTGGCGAGAGAGATGAAACATCTGGGGGCGAATGGCATTTCATTCTTCTCACCCTCTTTTGGAACGCAATTTGGGCATGTTGTAAATTAACTTCCTTTGGAGGCCCTCATTTCCTTCTCATTACATATGGTCTGGAACTATTGGGAACAAGAATTTGACAGAAGGCCTCTTACAATCTACAAAAGTCTCAACTAAAAAAATCTATCCAATCAGACATCGATGCCGAGCTATCAGTTGTCAACTATGAGCAGAGCAGATCACTGCAAGTCTACTGAGAAATGCCTCTTAGAATAAGTTTTGTATAAGAAATTCACTCAACAGTCACCTTGCTAGGACATTTACTCAGGTCACCCTCCTGCAGATGGACGCACCACTCACCTGCCCTGTAACTCCAGCCAGGAATGTGAATGGACAGTTGGTTGGCATGATCGCTGGCGTGACAATGAGTTGTATGgtccttttccccttttcttacAGTGACTTGGTTAGCTCCCACATTTGCCAATTCTGTGTTTTCCAATGGAAAAGAACCACTCCAAGGACAAGCGCCGGTCCCCAAATGCACCCGCCTCAACGATGGGGTTTCCTTCAAGTGACTTTCTTGTAAACCTGGGTTCCAGCGCTGGCCTACGAGGTCCTGGTCTCCCTCCAGGAGCTCCTGCTTCAGGGCTTCGCTTATTGGCTCTCTGTTCACTAGGCCATCTACTCCATCTGCTGTTAATCTGTGGGAACTACAATTGAGGTTGAGCGACAGGACGGATCTGTGCATTTTGGGGCTGGCAATTTGAGGTGGCTCAATGGGGACGGAGAGAGACTTGTCTACGTAATAGATTGAATCTGGACACTGCTGAGACACCCTGAGGTGGACACAGGAACTGAACACCAGCGGGCTCTTTCCTGACAGTGGGGTGTCTGGAGAAAAACTGGTCTCTTTGTCGTCTGCATGGGTGACCCAGTACTTGCGTCTCTCACACAACCCAGTGTGGGCCTCGGGAACCTTCAGCCGCACCACGGAGCTGTTTCTGGAGAACTCTGTGCAGGCAAAAGATCTCTGATGCCGACCTGGATGGGCGCCATTGGCCAGAGCCGGGGGCGCCTGGAACAGTGTGTCCTCAGCCCTGCACTTGGGGCACAGAGAGTCCCCAGCAGTCCCCCACACCAGGGCGCGGGCTGGGGGGCCCACGCGTCTGGCCGTGATGGTGATGGATGCAAACCCTCTGCGGGGGCCCCCACAGGGTCTCTCCTCTTTGGGCGGCAGCTCTGCCTCAGGTCCTCGCTCATCTGACGGTGCCGGGATTCCTAATCTGCCCGGAAGTAACGCAAATGCTCTGTGAATGTTGACTCCGCTGCGGTTAGCCAGAGATTGCTTGGCGTGATGTGCACGAGACTGAGCAATGGCACACGGTAGGGGCAAGGAGGCCCTGTTTTCTCTTGACTTATTCTCATCAATCATCTGGGAGATGACTATGGATGAaatcatttttgtgttttgtgatgCCAGGGTCTCCTGCAAATAGAAAAAGATCCCGATTATTCAAGCAGTCTATTGAAATATAGACAGTAAACTCTCTTTCAAGGGCCACCAGGATGCCAGAGCACTGGGTTCATAACACTCAGATGTCTTGTCCAAGGCTTTTTACTGCACACCTGATGCTCAGAGATGGCAGGAAGGGCAGGAAAACTAGATGTTTATGACAAGTTACACGTTCTGGAAACATTGGCCTGAGTCATGAATTGGTTTTCTCTGCTGGGCATCTATTCTTAATTTATCTAATGATGTGTCAACGGGGATCATCTAATTCGATAACCACCTCCGCCAAGCCCAGGAACCCCTGAATACAGGCTCATATCCTCAATGGAGAGGAAAGACAGAATTCTGGAGGTGGCTGGAACTTGGGGCCACAGGTTTATGTGGGAGATTAGTCAGTAGTCCTGAAAGGAAACAGCAACGGTGGTTACCAGGAGCCCCCTCCCTACCTTGGTCCTTTGGAGTCCTCCACATTTGCCGGTTTAGACTCTAATTCAGTTGCTCCCTGCTGCTTGGCATCATGGAAGTCAAGGTCCAGAGAGCAAAACAATAGAAATCAAAtgcccagctgggcatggtggctcacacttgtaatcccagcactttgggaggctgagatgggcggatcacctgaggtcgtgagtttgagaccagcctgaccaacatggagaaaccccgtctccactaaaaatacagaattagccaggcatggtggcacatgcctgtaatcccagctactcgggaggctgaggcaggagaatcgcttgaactcaggaggcggaagttgtggtgagccaagattgtgccattgcactccagcctaggcaccaagtgtgaaacttcgtctctctcacacacacaaacattaaacaaacaatcaaaaaaaatcaaatgcccACGTTTGCCCAGACCAACACTATGGCAATCAGATGATTTCACTTATCAGAATTGGGGGACAGGGGACACTGGACCAAGGCACATGTAGCTTTGCTGCATTTCAATGATCGGTTGTATCAGTTTTTGtccagtatttttaaatgaccaaggTGTTTCATTTTTCCTAATCAGCAGATTGTTTGTCCTAACAGTAAATTGCTCATGTGTCCAAAAGAGTATGCTATGATTTTTAACAAAGCATCTAACCAGGTCTATACTCATTTGTTTCTATTATGGTTATGTGTGAAGCACTACAAAATACAACATGGAAGATGGACTACACCCCAGCACTTAGTGAAGGCTAACAGGGTCCTGGCCCCCGTTTAGACGTTCATTATGGAACATGCTTACAATGAATCCTTGCATAGAGCTGCACAGGATCTGGAATA is a genomic window containing:
- the C10orf90 gene encoding (E2-independent) E3 ubiquitin-conjugating enzyme FATS isoform 4 (isoform 4 is encoded by transcript variant 4), with protein sequence MQHSGIPTKTHPQGYAARYTETAVHRTFQIKTFSTELKNHVMVMDFVKSNWFPSQRRAKVCIIHMCQGLKTAEQTASRYEIHSRLFSSPKDHSAWERNESLSNAGLRDSYHSRRDQIALKNLQSDVTEAKSDFTKETLASQNTKMISSIVISQMIDENKSRENRASLPLPCAIAQSRAHHAKQSLANRSGVNIHRAFALLPGRLGIPAPSDERGPEAELPPKEERPCGGPRRGFASITITARRVGPPARALVWGTAGDSLCPKCRAEDTLFQAPPALANGAHPGRHQRSFACTEFSRNSSVVRLKVPEAHTGLCERRKYWVTHADDKETSFSPDTPLSGKSPLVFSSCVHLRVSQQCPDSIYYVDKSLSVPIEPPQIASPKMHRSVLSLNLNCSSHRLTADGVDGLVNREPISEALKQELLEGDQDLVGQRWNPGLQESHLKETPSLRRVHLGTGACPWSGSFPLENTELANVGANQVTVRKGEKDHTTHCHASDHANQLSIHIPGWSYRAGPGRIPRMGCPEDSAPFLGNQKRKAGIFWKKEARFLSFSV
- the C10orf90 gene encoding (E2-independent) E3 ubiquitin-conjugating enzyme FATS isoform 3 (isoform 3 is encoded by transcript variant 3), which codes for MQHSGIPTKTHPQGYAARYTETAVHRTFQIKTFSTELKNHVMVMDFVKSNWFPSQRRAKVCIIHMCQGLKTAEQTASRYEIHSRLFSSPKDHSAWERNESLSNAGLRDSYHSRRDQIALKNLQSDVTEAKSDFTKETLASQNTKMISSIVISQMIDENKSRENRASLPLPCAIAQSRAHHAKQSLANRSGVNIHRAFALLPGRLGIPAPSDERGPEAELPPKEERPCGGPRRGFASITITARRVGPPARALVWGTAGDSLCPKCRAEDTLFQAPPALANGAHPGRHQRSFACTEFSRNSSVVRLKVPEAHTGLCERRKYWVTHADDKETSFSPDTPLSGKSPLVFSSCVHLRVSQQCPDSIYYVDKSLSVPIEPPQIASPKMHRSVLSLNLNCSSHRLTADGVDGLVNREPISEALKQELLEGDQDLVGQRWNPGLQESHLKETPSLRRVHLGTGACPWSGSFPLENTELANVGANQVTVRKGEKDHTTHCHASDHANQLSIHIPGWSYRAGDYTCCDLVVKIKECKKSEDPTTPEPSPAAPSPAPRDGAGSPGLSEDCSESQQTPARSLTLQEALEVRKPQFISRSQERLKKLEHMVQQRKAQRKEDLRQKQSLLPIRTSKKQFTIPHPLSDNLFKPKERCISEKEMHMRSKRIYDNLPEVKKKKEEQRKRVILQSNRLRAEVFKKQLLDQLLQRNAV
- the C10orf90 gene encoding (E2-independent) E3 ubiquitin-conjugating enzyme FATS isoform X3, whose protein sequence is MISSIVISQMIDENKSRENRASLPLPCAIAQSRAHHAKQSLANRSGVNIHRAFALLPGRLGIPAPSDERGPEAELPPKEERPCGGPRRGFASITITARRVGPPARALVWGTAGDSLCPKCRAEDTLFQAPPALANGAHPGRHQRSFACTEFSRNSSVVRLKVPEAHTGLCERRKYWVTHADDKETSFSPDTPLSGKSPLVFSSCVHLRVSQQCPDSIYYVDKSLSVPIEPPQIASPKMHRSVLSLNLNCSSHRLTADGVDGLVNREPISEALKQELLEGDQDLVGQRWNPGLQESHLKETPSLRRVHLGTGACPWSGSFPLENTELANVGANQVTVRKGEKDHTTHCHASDHANQLSIHIPGWSYRAVHTKVFSGSSKRQQGEVCMTVSAPPVEQKPTRHFLPIGDSSPSDDCLSRDLSEPTERRHQSFLKPRILFPGFLCPLQDVCASLQEDNGVQIESKFPKGDYTCCDLVVKIKECKKSEDPTTPEPSPAAPSPAPRDGAGSPGLSEDCSESQQTPARSLTLQEALEVRKPQFISRSQERLKKLEHMVQQRKAQRKEDLRQKQSLLPIRTSKKQFTIPHPLSDNLFKPKERCISEKEMHMRSKRIYDNLPEVKKKKEEQRKRVILQSNRLRAEVFKKQLLDQLLQRNAV
- the C10orf90 gene encoding (E2-independent) E3 ubiquitin-conjugating enzyme FATS isoform X1, coding for MAPSSCRTSPHGRARWHPRGHTGACTPCLADEEDEPRGGADMAEWPGLRDSYHSRRDQIALKNLQSDVTEAKSDFTKETLASQNTKMISSIVISQMIDENKSRENRASLPLPCAIAQSRAHHAKQSLANRSGVNIHRAFALLPGRLGIPAPSDERGPEAELPPKEERPCGGPRRGFASITITARRVGPPARALVWGTAGDSLCPKCRAEDTLFQAPPALANGAHPGRHQRSFACTEFSRNSSVVRLKVPEAHTGLCERRKYWVTHADDKETSFSPDTPLSGKSPLVFSSCVHLRVSQQCPDSIYYVDKSLSVPIEPPQIASPKMHRSVLSLNLNCSSHRLTADGVDGLVNREPISEALKQELLEGDQDLVGQRWNPGLQESHLKETPSLRRVHLGTGACPWSGSFPLENTELANVGANQVTVRKGEKDHTTHCHASDHANQLSIHIPGWSYRAVHTKVFSGSSKRQQGEVCMTVSAPPVEQKPTRHFLPIGDSSPSDDCLSRDLSEPTERRHQSFLKPRILFPGFLCPLQDVCASLQEDNGVQIESKFPKGDYTCCDLVVKIKECKKSEDPTTPEPSPAAPSPAPRDGAGSPGLSEDCSESQQTPARSLTLQEALEVRKPQFISRSQERLKKLEHMVQQRKAQRKEDLRQKQSLLPIRTSKKQFTIPHPLSDNLFKPKERCISEKEMHMRSKRIYDNLPEVKKKKEEQRKRVILQSNRLRAEVFKKQLLDQLLQRNAV
- the C10orf90 gene encoding (E2-independent) E3 ubiquitin-conjugating enzyme FATS isoform 2 (isoform 2 is encoded by transcript variant 2); protein product: MLKLSGEGLRDSYHSRRDQIALKNLQSDVTEAKSDFTKETLASQNTKMISSIVISQMIDENKSRENRASLPLPCAIAQSRAHHAKQSLANRSGVNIHRAFALLPGRLGIPAPSDERGPEAELPPKEERPCGGPRRGFASITITARRVGPPARALVWGTAGDSLCPKCRAEDTLFQAPPALANGAHPGRHQRSFACTEFSRNSSVVRLKVPEAHTGLCERRKYWVTHADDKETSFSPDTPLSGKSPLVFSSCVHLRVSQQCPDSIYYVDKSLSVPIEPPQIASPKMHRSVLSLNLNCSSHRLTADGVDGLVNREPISEALKQELLEGDQDLVGQRWNPGLQESHLKETPSLRRVHLGTGACPWSGSFPLENTELANVGANQVTVRKGEKDHTTHCHASDHANQLSIHIPGWSYRAVHTKVFSGSSKRQQGEVCMTVSAPPVEQKPTRHFLPIGDSSPSDDCLSRDLSEPTERRHQSFLKPRILFPGFLCPLQDVCASLQEDNGVQIESKFPKGDYTCCDLVVKIKECKKSEDPTTPEPSPAAPSPAPRDGAGSPGLSEDCSESQQTPARSLTLQEALEVRKPQFISRSQERLKKLEHMVQQRKAQRKEDLRQKQSLLPIRTSKKQFTIPHPLSDNLFKPKERCISEKEMHMRSKRIYDNLPEVKKKKEEQRKRVILQSNRLRAEVFKKQLLDQLLQRNAV
- the C10orf90 gene encoding (E2-independent) E3 ubiquitin-conjugating enzyme FATS isoform X2; this translates as MWGSSGSGLPSKRSDLEPCHGNPLKWIPSLSSSHGLRDSYHSRRDQIALKNLQSDVTEAKSDFTKETLASQNTKMISSIVISQMIDENKSRENRASLPLPCAIAQSRAHHAKQSLANRSGVNIHRAFALLPGRLGIPAPSDERGPEAELPPKEERPCGGPRRGFASITITARRVGPPARALVWGTAGDSLCPKCRAEDTLFQAPPALANGAHPGRHQRSFACTEFSRNSSVVRLKVPEAHTGLCERRKYWVTHADDKETSFSPDTPLSGKSPLVFSSCVHLRVSQQCPDSIYYVDKSLSVPIEPPQIASPKMHRSVLSLNLNCSSHRLTADGVDGLVNREPISEALKQELLEGDQDLVGQRWNPGLQESHLKETPSLRRVHLGTGACPWSGSFPLENTELANVGANQVTVRKGEKDHTTHCHASDHANQLSIHIPGWSYRAVHTKVFSGSSKRQQGEVCMTVSAPPVEQKPTRHFLPIGDSSPSDDCLSRDLSEPTERRHQSFLKPRILFPGFLCPLQDVCASLQEDNGVQIESKFPKGDYTCCDLVVKIKECKKSEDPTTPEPSPAAPSPAPRDGAGSPGLSEDCSESQQTPARSLTLQEALEVRKPQFISRSQERLKKLEHMVQQRKAQRKEDLRQKQSLLPIRTSKKQFTIPHPLSDNLFKPKERCISEKEMHMRSKRIYDNLPEVKKKKEEQRKRVILQSNRLRAEVFKKQLLDQLLQRNAV
- the C10orf90 gene encoding (E2-independent) E3 ubiquitin-conjugating enzyme FATS isoform X4 — encoded protein: MQHSGIPTKTHPQGYAARYTETAVHRTFQIKTFSTELKNHVMVMDFVKSNWFPSQRRAKVCIIHMCQGLKTAEQTASRYEIHSRLFSSPKDHSAWERNESLSNAGLRDSYHSRRDQIALKNLQSDVTEAKSDFTKETLASQNTKMISSIVISQMIDENKSRENRASLPLPCAIAQSRAHHAKQSLANRSGVNIHRAFALLPGRLGIPAPSDERGPEAELPPKEERPCGGPRRGFASITITARRVGPPARALVWGTAGDSLCPKCRAEDTLFQAPPALANGAHPGRHQRSFACTEFSRNSSVVRLKVPEAHTGLCERRKYWVTHADDKETSFSPDTPLSGKSPLVFSSCVHLRVSQQCPDSIYYVDKSLSVPIEPPQIASPKMHRSVLSLNLNCSSHRLTADGVDGLVNREPISEALKQELLEGDQDLVGQRWNPGLQESHLKETPSLRRVHLGTGACPWSGSFPLENTELANVGANQVTVRKGEKDHTTHCHASDHANQLSIHIPGWSYRAAKICR